The following coding sequences are from one Arachis hypogaea cultivar Tifrunner chromosome 7, arahy.Tifrunner.gnm2.J5K5, whole genome shotgun sequence window:
- the LOC112703130 gene encoding universal stress protein PHOS32: protein METVMEEVEEYNYREVRLPSLIPVVGEPELERETGERRRGRDILIAIDHAPNSKHAFDWALIHLCRLADTIHLVHAVSDVKNEVVYDLTQGLMEKLAVEAFQVLMVKTVARIVEGDAGKVICREAERIKPAAVVLGSRGRSLIQSVLQGSVGEYCFHHCKAAPVVIVPGKDAGDASIL from the exons ATGGAGACAGTGATGGAGGAAGTGGAGGAGTACAACTACCGAGAAGTGAGGCTTCCGTCTTTGATACCAGTGGTGGGGGAGCCTGAGCTGGAGAGGGAAACAGGGGAGCGAAGAAGAGGAAGGGACATACTCATAGCCATTGATCATGCTCCCAATAGCAAGCATGCTTTTGATTGGGCTCTCATCCACCTCTGCCGCCTCGCTGATACCATCCACCTCGTCCACGCCGTTTCTG ACGTAAAGAACGAGGTCGTGTACGACTTAACCCAGGGTCTCATGGAGAAGTTAGCCGTTGAGGCTTTTCAAGTCCTCATG GTGAAGACAGTTGCTCGGATTGTGGAAGGTGATGCAGGGAAAGTAATTTGCAGGGAAGCAGAGAGGATCAAACCTGCGGCTGTAGTTCTGGGATCAAGAGGCAGAAGCTTAATTCAAAG TGTGCTACAGGGAAGTGTTGGAGAGTACTGCTTCCACCACTGCAAAGCAGCACCTGTTGTCATCGTTCCTGGAAAAG ATGCTGGAGATGCATCAATATTGTAG
- the LOC112703129 gene encoding uncharacterized protein, with amino-acid sequence MLHCLNSNASGSEMTVLERQRATIKWQHNNSHHQGYSSSSSPSPSSSSSISLVQVQSSSPTCLAAGAWPKLDNNFLMGFTSSPSSGFPLPPPPPPTTSAASFDLNSAISRTSSCPLPSLAEGKETTTPNNKRKTDKFHNTKVVASDNDNKDKRVKVAAPNDSATVGKKGTQACGDNSNKDNSKVSEVQNQKPDYIHVRARRGQATDSHSLAERVRREKISERMKFLQDLVPGCNKITGKAGMLDEIINYVQSLQRQVEFLSMKLAAVNPRLDFNMDDLFTREVFPACAASFPAIEMSPNMANTASYLHFNSSQQIDAGINPQDISLRRTISAPVSAPETFLDSSCFTQTLPSSTWEGDFQNLYSVAFDQARAASFPSQLFTGLLEPSNLKMEMEMEM; translated from the exons ATGTTGCACTGTCTCAACAGTAACGCTTCGGGCTCCGAGATGACAGTGCTAGAAAGGCAAAGGGCAACGATCAAGTGGCAACACAACAACAGTCATCACCAAGGatactcctcttcttcttcaccttcaccatcttcatcttcttcaatctcACTTGTTCAAGTTCAGAGCAGCTCTCCTACTTGCCTTGCTGCTGGAGCGTGGCCCAAACTCGACAACAACTTTCTCATGGGATtcacctcttctccttcttctggaTTCCCgctacctcctcctcctcctcctacaACTTCTGCTGCTTCTTTTGATCTAAATTCCGCAATCTCAAGGACTTCCAGCTGTCCACTGCCTTCTCTTGCAGAGGGGAAAGAGACTACTACTCCCAATAACAAGAGAAAAACTGACAAGTTTCACAACACCAAG GTTGTTGCTTCAGATAATGATAACAAGGACAAGAGGGTCAAAGTGGCTGCTCCCAATGACTCAGCAACCGTAGGCAAGAAAGGCACACAAGCTTGTGGAGATAATTCCAACAAGGATAATTCAAAAGTTTCTGAGGTTCAGAATCAGAAGCCAGATTACATTCATGTCCGAGCACGCCGGGGCCAAGCCACTGATAGCCATAGCTTAGCTGAAAGA GTTAGAAGGGAAAAAATCAGCGAGAGAATGAAGTTCTTGCAGGATTTAGTGCCCGGTTGCAACAAGATTACTGGAAAAGCTGGAATGCTTGATGAAATCATCAACTATGTCCAGTCCCTTCAACGACAAGTTGAG TTCTTGTCAATGAAATTAGCTGCTGTGAACCCAAGACTTGACTTCAACATGGATGATCTCTTTACCAGAGAG GTGTTTCCTGCATGTGCTGCAAGTTTTCCTGCTATAGAAATGTCACCAAACATGGCTAACACTGCCTCTTATCTTCACTTCAATTCATCACAACAAATAGATGCAGGGATAAACCCTCAAGATATCAGTCTCCGAAGGACCATTAGTGCCCCAGTATCCGCGCCAGAAACCTTTCTTGATTCGTCTTGTTTCACT CAAACTCTGCCCTCCTCAACTTGGGAAGGTGATTTTCAAAACCTTTACAGTGTGGCTTTTGATCAAGCAAGAGCAGCATCCTTTCCTTCTCAGCTATTCACAG GTCTACTTGAACCGAGCAATCTAAAGATGGAGATGGAGATGGAGATGTAG